In the Corynebacterium gerontici genome, one interval contains:
- a CDS encoding DUF3043 domain-containing protein, translating into MKQSQDNNAQQNLPKGYTPKKGKPTPKRKEAEQHGGTFEARFAPQKSWGESRKERKELKAKMSSEEWRAYKAKQKEERKQRTREAQAAMDRGEEKYLLDRDKGPEKRFVRDFVDSRRYTSNFVMPVALILLLVLFIGQWAPKFASIVSMAAMLMMLAFLVEGIVLGRSASKATREKFPDTTLRGSSIGFYAYSRATQPRRWRTPKPRVALGEKVK; encoded by the coding sequence GTGAAGCAATCTCAGGACAATAACGCTCAGCAGAACCTGCCCAAGGGGTATACCCCTAAGAAGGGCAAGCCCACGCCAAAGCGCAAGGAGGCAGAGCAGCACGGAGGCACATTCGAAGCTCGTTTTGCGCCACAGAAGTCTTGGGGAGAATCACGAAAAGAGCGCAAAGAGCTCAAAGCCAAGATGTCTTCCGAGGAGTGGAGGGCATATAAGGCGAAGCAGAAGGAAGAGCGCAAGCAGCGTACTCGCGAGGCTCAAGCTGCGATGGACCGCGGCGAGGAAAAGTATCTACTTGATCGCGATAAGGGGCCGGAGAAACGCTTTGTCCGTGACTTTGTCGATTCGCGGCGCTACACCTCCAACTTCGTGATGCCGGTTGCGCTCATCTTGTTGCTTGTGCTCTTCATCGGCCAGTGGGCACCGAAGTTCGCCAGCATCGTGTCCATGGCTGCGATGCTCATGATGCTCGCGTTCCTGGTTGAAGGCATCGTGCTTGGCCGCTCTGCTTCCAAGGCCACCCGTGAGAAGTTCCCCGACACCACTTTGCGCGGCTCCTCCATCGGTTTCTACGCATATTCGCGCGCGACGCAGCCTCGTCGCTGGCGCACCCCGAAGCCTCGCGTGGCTCTGGGCGAGAAAGTAAAGTAA
- a CDS encoding bifunctional adenosylcobinamide kinase/adenosylcobinamide-phosphate guanylyltransferase — protein MRTLILGGARSGKSGVAESLVGDADCVYVATARPFGKEFDADFKARIASHRQRRPSHWTTEDQRDLCECLAQHSTGILLVDDLATWLTARIDAANAWDSPMALLPSLERELCEALAAASADVIMVSAEVGMSVIPEHPSARAFRDALGSLNQMVAGQSDRVLLVIAGQTLELKA, from the coding sequence ATGCGCACACTCATTCTTGGGGGTGCCCGTTCAGGTAAATCAGGCGTCGCCGAATCTCTCGTCGGTGACGCCGATTGCGTTTATGTGGCAACGGCACGCCCCTTCGGCAAAGAATTCGATGCGGACTTCAAAGCGCGAATCGCATCGCACCGCCAACGCAGGCCTTCGCACTGGACAACCGAGGATCAACGTGACCTATGCGAATGTCTAGCCCAGCACAGCACCGGGATCTTGCTTGTCGACGATCTGGCGACCTGGCTCACCGCCCGCATCGACGCAGCTAATGCCTGGGACTCGCCCATGGCACTGCTGCCCTCGCTAGAACGAGAGCTTTGTGAAGCGCTCGCAGCAGCTTCTGCGGATGTCATTATGGTCAGCGCAGAAGTTGGCATGAGCGTGATTCCCGAGCACCCAAGCGCCAGGGCGTTTCGTGACGCGCTGGGGAGCTTGAATCAGATGGTGGCCGGACAAAGCGATCGTGTGCTGCTGGTGATCGCGGGCCAAACGCTAGAGTTGAAGGCATAG
- the cobT gene encoding nicotinate-nucleotide--dimethylbenzimidazole phosphoribosyltransferase, whose amino-acid sequence MHVSDFFPKIQQPSAEHEREAREFQLNLTKPTGSLARLEDLGVWLSACQAQVPPAKILRPRLVVFAGDHGIATKNVSPYPIEVSIQMAENIRRGGAGVNVIANQSGTGVRVADISLNHDVFGDERVSKSCGSIDREDAMSDEQLVRAIEIGKRIADEEVDSGADLLMAGDLGIGNTTPSAVIIGLLTRQEPVVVTGRGSGVDDEGWMRKVAAVRDAMFRARDFRHAPLDLARSVTSPELVAMAAFLAQAAVRRTPVLLDGVVVTAAALLAEQFAPGARHWMQAGHQSAEPAHKFALEYLELDPFVRLGLRLGEGSGAAAAVPFVHMATAIMNDMATFESAQVSGRDAVPPERGI is encoded by the coding sequence ATGCACGTTTCAGACTTCTTCCCAAAAATCCAGCAACCGAGCGCGGAACATGAACGTGAGGCTCGCGAGTTCCAGCTCAACCTCACCAAACCGACAGGGTCACTGGCGCGTCTGGAGGACCTCGGCGTGTGGCTTTCTGCTTGCCAGGCACAAGTACCACCTGCAAAAATTCTGCGCCCCCGGCTCGTTGTTTTTGCCGGTGACCACGGCATTGCCACGAAGAATGTCTCCCCCTACCCCATCGAGGTATCGATTCAAATGGCGGAGAATATTCGCCGCGGTGGCGCGGGTGTGAATGTGATCGCGAATCAATCAGGCACGGGTGTGCGGGTGGCTGACATTTCCCTGAACCACGATGTCTTTGGCGATGAACGTGTATCCAAGTCCTGCGGTTCTATTGATCGCGAGGACGCCATGAGTGACGAACAGCTGGTGCGAGCCATTGAAATTGGTAAGCGCATCGCCGACGAGGAAGTCGATTCCGGCGCGGATCTGCTCATGGCTGGCGATCTGGGTATCGGTAACACGACCCCGTCGGCGGTGATCATTGGCCTGCTCACTCGCCAGGAACCGGTCGTGGTAACCGGCCGTGGCTCGGGCGTGGATGATGAAGGGTGGATGCGCAAGGTCGCCGCCGTCCGCGACGCGATGTTCCGCGCTCGCGACTTCCGTCACGCACCTCTGGATCTCGCGCGTAGCGTTACTTCCCCTGAACTGGTGGCGATGGCAGCCTTCTTGGCTCAAGCTGCAGTACGGCGCACCCCTGTGCTCTTGGATGGGGTCGTAGTAACCGCCGCAGCGCTGCTGGCGGAGCAATTTGCCCCCGGGGCACGCCACTGGATGCAGGCTGGGCACCAGTCTGCTGAGCCCGCCCACAAGTTCGCTCTCGAGTACTTGGAACTAGATCCGTTCGTGCGTCTGGGACTGCGTCTGGGTGAGGGATCCGGGGCTGCTGCTGCTGTCCCCTTTGTGCACATGGCCACCGCCATCATGAACGACATGGCAACCTTCGAGTCCGCTCAAGTATCCGGGCGCGACGCGGTTCCTCCAGAGCGCGGCATCTAG
- a CDS encoding adenosylcobinamide-GDP ribazoletransferase, with protein sequence MSDKVDFVEGSHGIAFIEGPSTALSWLTILPIKGASAFDRITGRRVICSVPFVGMVYGLLAALVIATGVALGTSALLIAVLAVVAMELFGRFMHLDGLGDVADALGSYAQGEKARSILSDPHIGLIGAGAGLLSLLAQVASISALISSELPFWQLMLAVIAGPSIGRLGVLFVCHNRYAPMRPGGFGAQIIGTVLTWHIVAWLLGYALLFALIALISLGLATALLLTLVLVAVAGALLAAHCNRRFEGLNGDCCGFVIHLCTTIALVLLAM encoded by the coding sequence ATGTCGGACAAAGTTGACTTCGTCGAAGGTTCGCACGGAATCGCCTTTATCGAAGGACCATCAACAGCGCTCAGTTGGCTGACGATTCTCCCGATCAAGGGGGCTAGCGCCTTCGATCGGATCACAGGACGTCGAGTGATTTGCTCGGTACCTTTTGTTGGAATGGTCTATGGGTTGCTCGCGGCACTCGTGATAGCCACAGGAGTTGCGCTGGGCACCTCCGCGTTGTTGATTGCTGTATTGGCGGTAGTCGCGATGGAATTATTCGGGCGTTTCATGCACCTCGACGGGCTTGGCGACGTCGCCGACGCGCTTGGCAGCTACGCCCAAGGAGAAAAGGCACGGAGCATTCTTTCGGATCCGCACATCGGACTCATCGGCGCAGGTGCGGGATTGCTGTCACTGTTGGCGCAGGTGGCGTCGATAAGCGCACTCATCTCCTCCGAACTCCCCTTCTGGCAGCTCATGCTTGCGGTGATCGCGGGACCGTCGATTGGCAGGCTGGGGGTGCTCTTTGTATGCCACAACCGCTACGCTCCAATGCGCCCGGGCGGATTCGGTGCGCAGATCATTGGGACAGTGCTCACCTGGCATATTGTGGCTTGGTTACTTGGCTATGCCCTGTTGTTTGCGCTGATAGCACTGATCAGCCTGGGCTTAGCCACTGCATTGCTGCTCACGCTAGTGCTGGTAGCGGTCGCTGGCGCGTTGCTCGCCGCACACTGCAATCGCCGCTTCGAAGGGCTCAACGGCGACTGCTGCGGTTTTGTCATTCACCTTTGCACCACCATTGCGTTGGTGTTGCTGGCGATGTAG
- a CDS encoding branched-chain amino acid aminotransferase has protein sequence MSDLSFSIHKTENPTSKERLEEILANPGFGKHFTDHMVTIEWNEDEGWHNAQVRPYAPFQLDPASSVLHYGQAIFEGIKAYRHKDGHIKTFRPEMNARRMQRSAERLAMPELPEELFIESLRQLVAIDQAWVPKAGGEEALYLRPFMIATETTLGVHPSASYTYCVIASPAGAYFSGGITPVSVWLSEDYTRACPGGTGAAKFAGNYAASLAAQAQAAEKGCDQVVWLDAIEHKYIEEMGGMNLFFVMGSGEDAHVITPQLSGSLLPGVTRDSLLQVARDHGYSTDERLISTAEWRQSAENGEMSEAFACGTAAVVTPVGTVKSAEGTFEVSGGKTGSITMELREALTGIQRGSVEDTHGWMHTLV, from the coding sequence ATGAGCGACCTTTCATTTAGCATCCATAAAACAGAGAATCCCACCTCCAAAGAGCGCCTGGAAGAAATTTTGGCCAATCCAGGCTTTGGCAAGCACTTCACCGACCACATGGTGACCATCGAGTGGAATGAAGATGAGGGCTGGCACAACGCCCAAGTTCGTCCTTATGCACCATTCCAACTGGATCCCGCAAGCTCGGTGCTTCACTACGGTCAAGCAATCTTCGAAGGCATCAAGGCCTACCGCCACAAAGACGGGCACATCAAGACCTTCCGTCCCGAGATGAACGCACGGCGTATGCAGCGCTCAGCCGAACGCCTCGCTATGCCCGAACTACCCGAAGAGCTCTTCATCGAATCCCTGCGACAACTCGTCGCAATCGATCAGGCTTGGGTGCCAAAGGCCGGCGGGGAAGAAGCCCTCTACCTGCGTCCCTTTATGATCGCTACCGAGACTACGCTGGGCGTTCACCCTTCTGCCAGCTACACCTACTGCGTGATCGCCTCACCTGCTGGTGCGTATTTCTCCGGCGGCATCACTCCAGTGTCCGTGTGGCTTTCCGAGGACTACACGCGTGCCTGCCCTGGCGGCACCGGGGCGGCAAAGTTTGCCGGGAACTATGCGGCTTCATTGGCAGCCCAAGCGCAGGCTGCTGAAAAAGGTTGCGACCAAGTGGTGTGGCTGGACGCCATCGAGCACAAGTACATCGAAGAAATGGGGGGCATGAACCTATTCTTCGTCATGGGCTCCGGCGAAGACGCGCACGTTATTACCCCGCAGCTATCCGGCTCATTATTGCCGGGAGTCACCCGCGATTCCCTGCTGCAGGTAGCACGCGATCACGGTTACAGCACCGATGAGCGTCTCATTTCCACCGCCGAATGGCGCCAGAGCGCGGAAAACGGAGAGATGAGCGAGGCCTTCGCATGTGGTACCGCGGCAGTGGTGACACCGGTTGGCACCGTGAAATCAGCGGAAGGCACCTTTGAAGTCTCTGGCGGCAAAACAGGCAGCATCACTATGGAGCTACGTGAGGCACTCACCGGCATTCAGCGTGGCAGCGTGGAAGATACTCACGGCTGGATGCATACCCTGGTGTAA
- a CDS encoding leucyl aminopeptidase: protein MTISTNLPSSGSHTRAEFAEKLPDHSHALIVALFSSEDLLELAGTEKLQREHSDALLRSFQVLGAEGKHGQLTRVPAPEGVSADFVLGVGLGEAEELNDEQLRRACGQAARSLSGVSSAAVTFGNFGMQAVVEGFLLGAYNFRGIRSKESGKTPVGTVSFVGAEEDQKEFERGVINAESVMLARDLVNTASSHLYPESYADELVTLAETYDLEVEVLDYEQLRQKGFGGIVAVGGGSIRKPRLVRLRWSPEHAKKRVALVGKGITFDTGGISIKPGASMDDMISDMGGSAAVVGTIVGAARLQLPVEVTATIPLAENMPGGGAYRPGDVITHYGGLTSEILNTDAEGRLVLADAIARASEDEPDYLIEVATLTGAQLVALGSRTAGVMGSDDFRDFMADKGNEVGENAWAMPMPEEMGEAIKSPVADLQNIARDRFGGMMVAAWYLSNFVGEGVEWVHFDIAGPAYASSAYGYTPKRGTGAPVRTFLAGLEHLAQ from the coding sequence ATGACAATTTCGACCAACCTCCCATCCAGCGGAAGCCATACCAGGGCTGAGTTCGCAGAGAAGCTCCCTGATCACAGCCACGCTTTGATCGTCGCGCTGTTTTCTTCGGAGGATTTGCTCGAACTCGCCGGTACCGAAAAGCTGCAGCGCGAGCACTCAGATGCATTGCTGCGCTCATTCCAGGTACTCGGTGCTGAAGGCAAGCATGGACAGCTCACGAGAGTTCCGGCTCCAGAAGGAGTTAGCGCTGATTTCGTGCTTGGTGTGGGACTCGGTGAAGCCGAAGAACTCAACGACGAGCAGCTTCGCCGCGCATGCGGTCAAGCCGCACGCTCGCTTTCCGGAGTGAGCAGCGCCGCGGTCACTTTCGGCAACTTTGGCATGCAGGCAGTGGTCGAGGGCTTTCTCCTCGGCGCTTACAACTTCCGTGGTATCCGCTCCAAAGAATCAGGCAAGACCCCTGTGGGCACTGTCAGTTTCGTGGGTGCGGAGGAAGACCAAAAGGAATTCGAGAGGGGCGTCATCAACGCCGAATCGGTCATGCTTGCCCGAGATCTGGTGAACACCGCCTCCTCCCACCTTTATCCCGAGTCATACGCAGACGAGCTCGTAACACTGGCTGAAACCTATGATCTTGAGGTTGAGGTTCTCGACTATGAGCAACTTCGGCAGAAAGGCTTCGGCGGCATCGTGGCTGTTGGCGGGGGATCAATTCGAAAGCCGCGGCTGGTCCGCCTGCGTTGGTCTCCCGAGCATGCCAAGAAGCGCGTGGCGTTGGTGGGCAAGGGCATCACCTTCGATACCGGCGGCATTTCCATCAAGCCGGGCGCGTCGATGGACGACATGATCTCGGACATGGGCGGTTCTGCAGCGGTGGTTGGCACGATCGTCGGTGCTGCGCGTTTGCAACTGCCCGTCGAGGTCACCGCCACTATCCCCCTGGCTGAGAACATGCCTGGCGGCGGTGCTTACCGCCCAGGCGACGTGATCACCCACTACGGTGGGCTCACCTCCGAGATCCTGAACACCGATGCAGAGGGGCGCTTGGTGCTTGCCGACGCCATCGCGCGCGCATCGGAGGACGAGCCAGATTATCTGATCGAGGTTGCCACCCTTACCGGCGCACAGTTGGTGGCGCTCGGCAGCCGCACAGCAGGTGTCATGGGCTCCGATGACTTCCGCGACTTCATGGCCGATAAAGGCAACGAAGTAGGAGAGAATGCGTGGGCCATGCCAATGCCTGAGGAGATGGGTGAGGCCATCAAGTCGCCCGTGGCGGATCTGCAAAATATTGCCCGAGATCGCTTCGGCGGCATGATGGTGGCTGCCTGGTACCTCAGCAACTTCGTTGGTGAAGGTGTGGAGTGGGTGCACTTCGATATCGCAGGCCCTGCCTATGCTTCCAGCGCCTATGGTTACACCCCCAAACGCGGTACCGGCGCTCCCGTGCGCACCTTCCTAGCTGGGCTTGAGCACCTAGCGCAGTAA
- the sucB gene encoding 2-oxoglutarate dehydrogenase, E2 component, dihydrolipoamide succinyltransferase, with translation MAHSVEMPELGESVTEGTITQWLKSVGDTVEVDEPLLEVSTDKVDTEVPSPVAGTILEIRAEEDDTVDVGEVIAIIGDADEASDSGSSNEKAAEEKPAEEPTEEPKQESSSASGEATDVEMPELGESVTEGTITQWLKSVGDTVEVDEPLLEVSTDKVDTEVPSPVAGTILEILAEEDDTVDVGEVIVRIGDASAAKSESKPEPKEDKPEEERDVPSEEAIQEAENKDQNDTVEEAKSAQSSPSDASGSGEATDVEMPELGESVTEGTITQWLKSVGDTVEVDEPLLEVSTDKVDTEVPSPVAGTILEILAEEDDTVDVGEVIVRIGDASAAKSESKPEPKEESKQEKAEEKPEAKEEPKPEPKAEKTEKTEEKPAKKNTGKVPYVTPLVRKLADKHGVDLNSIEGTGIGGRIRKQDVLAAAEGGSAEEAPAKEAKQEAPKGERSNWSTKSVDPAKAELIGTTQKVSRIREITAKKMVEALQISAQLTHLQEVDVTKVAELRKNAKPAFKEKYGLNLTYLPFFVKAAVEALVSHPNVNASYNAETKEMTYHADVNVAIAVDTPRGLLTPVIHKAQEKTLPELAQAIADLADKARNNKLKPQDLSGATFTITNIGSEGALSDTPILVPPQAGILGTAAIQKRPVVVTEHGVDAIAIRQMCYLPFSYDHQIVDGADAGRFTATIKDRLETGDFESDLNL, from the coding sequence ATGGCGCACTCCGTAGAGATGCCTGAGCTTGGCGAATCCGTCACCGAAGGCACCATCACCCAGTGGCTCAAGTCCGTCGGCGACACTGTCGAGGTCGATGAGCCATTACTTGAGGTATCCACCGACAAGGTCGATACCGAGGTTCCCTCCCCCGTCGCAGGCACCATTTTGGAGATCCGCGCCGAGGAAGACGACACCGTTGACGTTGGTGAAGTGATCGCCATCATTGGCGATGCCGACGAAGCCTCCGATTCCGGCAGCTCCAACGAGAAGGCTGCTGAAGAAAAGCCCGCTGAGGAGCCTACGGAAGAGCCGAAGCAGGAGTCTTCCAGCGCTTCCGGTGAAGCTACCGACGTGGAAATGCCTGAGCTCGGCGAATCCGTCACCGAAGGCACCATCACCCAGTGGCTCAAGTCCGTCGGCGACACCGTCGAGGTCGATGAACCACTGCTCGAGGTATCCACCGACAAGGTCGACACCGAAGTACCTTCCCCGGTTGCAGGCACCATCCTCGAAATCCTCGCCGAAGAAGACGACACCGTCGATGTTGGCGAAGTGATCGTCCGCATCGGCGACGCCTCCGCAGCCAAGAGCGAATCCAAGCCAGAGCCCAAGGAAGACAAGCCTGAAGAAGAGCGCGACGTTCCTTCTGAGGAAGCCATCCAGGAAGCTGAGAACAAGGATCAGAACGACACCGTCGAAGAGGCGAAATCCGCTCAGTCTTCGCCCTCTGACGCCTCCGGTTCCGGTGAAGCTACCGACGTGGAAATGCCTGAGCTCGGCGAATCCGTCACCGAAGGCACCATCACCCAGTGGCTCAAGTCCGTCGGCGACACCGTCGAGGTCGATGAACCACTGCTCGAGGTATCCACCGACAAGGTCGACACCGAAGTACCTTCCCCGGTTGCAGGCACCATCCTCGAAATCCTCGCCGAAGAAGACGACACCGTCGATGTTGGCGAAGTGATCGTCCGCATCGGCGACGCCTCCGCAGCCAAGAGCGAATCCAAGCCAGAGCCCAAGGAAGAGTCCAAGCAAGAAAAAGCTGAGGAGAAGCCCGAGGCGAAGGAAGAGCCAAAGCCTGAGCCCAAGGCTGAGAAGACCGAAAAGACCGAGGAGAAGCCTGCCAAGAAGAACACCGGCAAGGTTCCTTATGTCACCCCACTGGTACGCAAGCTTGCCGACAAGCACGGCGTAGATCTGAACTCCATCGAGGGCACCGGCATCGGCGGCCGAATCCGCAAGCAGGACGTGCTCGCTGCTGCTGAAGGCGGTTCCGCTGAGGAAGCTCCTGCGAAAGAAGCCAAGCAGGAGGCTCCGAAGGGCGAGCGCTCCAACTGGTCCACCAAGTCTGTGGATCCTGCCAAGGCTGAACTGATTGGCACCACCCAGAAGGTCTCTCGTATTCGCGAGATCACTGCCAAGAAGATGGTTGAGGCACTGCAGATCTCCGCACAGCTCACCCACCTTCAAGAGGTAGACGTGACCAAGGTTGCCGAGCTGCGTAAGAACGCAAAGCCTGCCTTCAAGGAGAAGTACGGTCTGAACCTCACCTACTTGCCGTTCTTTGTGAAGGCCGCAGTTGAAGCTTTGGTCAGCCACCCGAACGTCAACGCGTCATACAACGCGGAGACCAAGGAAATGACCTACCACGCGGACGTCAACGTGGCGATCGCTGTGGACACCCCGCGTGGTCTGCTCACCCCGGTGATCCACAAGGCACAGGAGAAGACCTTGCCGGAATTGGCTCAGGCCATTGCTGACCTGGCAGACAAGGCTCGCAACAACAAGCTGAAGCCACAGGATCTCTCGGGCGCTACCTTCACCATCACCAATATTGGTTCCGAAGGTGCATTGTCCGACACCCCGATCCTCGTGCCGCCGCAGGCAGGCATCCTGGGCACCGCTGCTATCCAGAAGCGCCCCGTGGTTGTTACCGAGCACGGCGTAGACGCCATTGCGATCCGCCAGATGTGCTACCTGCCCTTCTCCTACGATCACCAGATCGTAGACGGCGCAGACGCAGGCCGTTTCACCGCAACGATCAAGGATCGTCTGGAAACCGGCGACTTCGAATCGGATCTGAACCTCTAG
- the gcvP gene encoding aminomethyl-transferring glycine dehydrogenase yields the protein MGSTSTTSPYLARHLGPTAGDRSEMLQGLGFDSFQALIDAAVPNDIHAETLELPAALSEDQALDRLRAYAAENVVLKPFYGQGFHETSTPPVIRRNVLESPAWYTAYTPYQPEISQGRLEALLHFQNMVSELTGLPVAGASLLDEASAAAEAVALMARVGRKGNRVILDERLHPQVLAVAAERARTLALEVEITNASEGLVGEDLVGVVLAYPGTKGDVADIRQAIEDIHSRGGLAAVACDLLALQLLESPGTLGADVAFGSSQRFGVPLFFGGPHAAFMAVTAKLTRQLPGRVVGIARDAEGNPALRLALQTREQHIRREKATSNICTAQALLAVTATMYAIWHGADGLKRMAQRVHERACSFAAAVSGSVELAQEHFFDTVTVHTPGSAQAIVQKAEEAGYLLRAIGEDKVSVSFGESASEDDVRTLAEVFGVAAQDAQSGSCSRIPEALRRASETLTHPVFSSMHSETQMLRYLRKLSDRDLALDRTMIPLGSCTMKLNPTAGLEPISWPGFANVHPFAPEHHTKGWRHLIEELEQWLEAITGYAKVSVQPNAGSQGELAGLLAIRRYHVARGEDQRDVVLIPTSAHGTNAASAKLANMNVVVVKNDPKEGSIDLDDLDAQIEKVGDRLAGIMITYPSTHGVFEASVREVCKKIHAHGGQVYIDGANMNALAGIAKPGEFGGDVSHLNLHKTFTIPHGGGGPGVGPVCVAEHLVPFLPADPLSTDPHCPAPGDAGVPIASARYGSAGVLPISWAYIAMMGGRGLRDATAQAILNANYIAKALHEDFPVLYTGPGGLVAHECILDLRALTDATGVTATDVAKRLIDFGFHAPTLSFPVAGTLMVEPTESEDVAELNRFIEAMHTIRKEIAQIEQGNTDYEESMLRHAPFTAEIACSDEWPYAFSRSEAVYPVDTLREAKYFPPVRRLDEAYGDRNFCCTG from the coding sequence ATGGGTTCAACATCCACCACCTCGCCATATCTAGCCCGGCACCTCGGCCCAACAGCCGGTGATCGCAGCGAGATGCTGCAAGGCCTGGGCTTCGATTCTTTTCAGGCGCTCATTGACGCCGCCGTCCCAAACGATATACACGCTGAGACACTAGAGCTTCCCGCGGCGCTGAGCGAAGATCAGGCACTGGATCGCCTGCGCGCATACGCCGCTGAGAATGTGGTGCTCAAACCTTTCTACGGGCAGGGCTTTCATGAAACGTCCACGCCCCCTGTGATCCGGCGCAACGTGCTCGAATCCCCGGCCTGGTACACCGCATACACCCCGTACCAGCCGGAAATTTCCCAGGGCCGCCTCGAAGCGCTCCTGCATTTCCAGAACATGGTCAGCGAGCTCACCGGTCTGCCGGTGGCTGGAGCTTCACTTCTCGACGAGGCCTCGGCCGCCGCCGAAGCCGTGGCACTGATGGCGAGAGTCGGCCGCAAAGGCAACCGCGTAATCCTTGATGAGCGTCTCCACCCTCAGGTGCTCGCCGTTGCCGCAGAGCGCGCCCGTACTCTCGCGCTTGAAGTAGAAATCACCAACGCTTCCGAAGGCTTGGTCGGCGAGGATCTAGTCGGCGTGGTGCTGGCATATCCCGGCACCAAAGGAGACGTCGCGGATATCCGCCAAGCGATTGAGGATATTCACTCCCGAGGTGGCCTCGCCGCCGTGGCCTGTGATCTGCTGGCGCTGCAGTTGCTGGAATCTCCGGGCACTTTGGGAGCGGACGTGGCGTTTGGCTCTTCACAACGCTTCGGGGTGCCGCTATTCTTTGGCGGCCCGCACGCCGCGTTCATGGCCGTGACCGCGAAGCTCACCCGCCAACTGCCCGGCCGCGTGGTTGGCATCGCCCGCGATGCTGAGGGCAACCCCGCGCTGCGTCTTGCACTACAGACTCGCGAGCAACATATTCGCCGTGAGAAGGCCACGAGCAACATCTGCACGGCACAAGCTCTCCTGGCCGTCACCGCCACGATGTATGCCATTTGGCATGGTGCCGATGGGCTCAAGCGGATGGCGCAACGAGTACATGAGCGCGCATGCAGCTTCGCCGCCGCCGTCTCTGGCTCTGTTGAGCTTGCCCAGGAGCACTTCTTTGACACGGTCACGGTTCATACCCCCGGTAGCGCCCAGGCGATCGTGCAAAAGGCAGAAGAAGCTGGCTACCTGCTGCGCGCCATCGGCGAGGACAAGGTCAGCGTGAGCTTTGGCGAATCCGCTTCGGAAGATGACGTGCGCACGCTCGCAGAAGTATTCGGCGTTGCCGCGCAGGATGCCCAGTCAGGTTCCTGCAGCCGCATTCCCGAGGCTCTCCGGCGAGCTAGTGAGACGTTGACCCACCCGGTCTTTTCCTCGATGCATTCTGAAACTCAAATGCTGCGTTATCTGCGCAAGCTTTCAGATCGCGACCTCGCGCTGGATCGCACCATGATCCCGCTCGGTTCCTGCACAATGAAGCTCAATCCCACAGCGGGGCTCGAGCCGATTTCCTGGCCGGGATTCGCCAATGTCCACCCCTTTGCACCTGAGCATCACACCAAGGGCTGGCGTCATTTGATTGAGGAGCTCGAGCAGTGGCTTGAAGCGATCACCGGATACGCGAAAGTTTCGGTGCAGCCGAATGCGGGTTCTCAAGGCGAACTCGCGGGCCTGTTGGCGATTCGTCGCTATCACGTGGCGCGCGGCGAAGACCAGCGTGACGTGGTGCTGATTCCCACCTCTGCACACGGCACCAATGCGGCGTCGGCGAAGCTGGCCAACATGAACGTCGTGGTGGTCAAGAATGATCCCAAGGAAGGATCTATTGATCTGGACGATCTTGATGCCCAGATTGAGAAGGTTGGGGACCGCCTAGCCGGCATCATGATTACATATCCCTCCACGCACGGAGTATTTGAAGCCAGCGTGCGGGAGGTGTGCAAGAAGATTCACGCTCACGGCGGCCAGGTGTATATCGACGGCGCCAACATGAACGCCCTCGCCGGCATTGCCAAGCCAGGTGAGTTCGGCGGCGATGTCTCGCACCTGAATCTGCACAAGACCTTCACCATCCCTCACGGCGGTGGCGGCCCGGGTGTTGGTCCGGTGTGCGTGGCCGAGCACCTCGTGCCTTTCTTGCCTGCCGATCCCTTGAGCACCGATCCTCACTGCCCTGCGCCCGGCGACGCCGGTGTGCCCATTGCATCTGCGCGCTACGGCTCTGCGGGCGTGCTGCCAATTTCTTGGGCTTATATCGCGATGATGGGTGGGCGAGGACTTCGAGACGCCACCGCCCAAGCCATCTTGAACGCCAACTACATTGCCAAAGCGCTGCATGAGGATTTCCCCGTGCTGTACACGGGCCCCGGTGGTTTGGTGGCGCATGAGTGCATTCTGGATCTGCGCGCGCTCACCGACGCTACTGGTGTGACCGCCACCGATGTAGCCAAGCGCCTGATCGACTTCGGCTTCCATGCGCCCACTTTGTCCTTCCCCGTGGCGGGCACACTGATGGTGGAGCCAACTGAGTCCGAGGACGTAGCCGAGCTGAATCGCTTCATCGAAGCCATGCACACCATCCGTAAGGAGATTGCGCAGATTGAGCAGGGCAACACCGACTACGAGGAATCCATGCTGCGCCACGCGCCATTTACGGCTGAGATTGCTTGCAGCGATGAATGGCCTTATGCCTTCAGCCGTAGCGAAGCTGTGTACCCGGTAGACACGCTGCGCGAAGCCAAGTATTTCCCGCCGGTTCGCCGCCTGGACGAGGCCTATGGCGACCGTAACTTCTGCTGCACTGGATAG